The DNA region TGTCTTTTGGCTATGGTCTAATTGCGTTTTTTGCGCGCTTGAGTGCGGTGCTCTTCGTGCCAATTTTTTCTTTTGGCGTGGTGGTGCTCTTTATCCTTGTCAGTCTTCGGCAGATTTTGCAGAGCTGCTTTAAGTTGGGAGTGCAAAGGCAGTAAAGCTGTGCCGGACATCAGGAGTCCACGGTAGCGTTTGCCAAAAACCTCATTTTCCGGTGACTCATCAAAAAGTAGATTTTCGACGATAGCGCGGGCTGTTTCGCTATGCTCTTCAGAGACCATCTCAAGTTCAGTCATGATGTCGATGTCAGCCATCAAGGATGTCAGTTCACGTAACCACTTATAGCGCTCAGCCGTCATCAATACCTGAAACCATTCGTTCGGAGTCGCTTCATAGCCGACTTCGCGGTCGAATTCCTCCTTCAGGGAGTTCAGAACTTCTTTTTGCAAAGCCCAAAGAGCTTGGCGAACTTGCATGGCATGGGAGTGGTGGGAGTTTTTAGTCATGGGTTCAACTTACCGTATTGGACCGGTTCTGTCACATTGGCGCCCCTTTTTTTGGCAGCGTGTAATGGCTAAAAGCCAACAGAACCAGTGCTTTACCTTCCTTTTTTTGCAAAAGCAGACAATAGGCTTGGCAAAAGGCCGGGCTTTCTTCTAAATCGGCATACAAACTTGATATGTGGTTTGCGGGTGCTAAAATTTACATTGTGAACTTACACGCAAACTTTGAAAGTGAACGTCTTTGAAGGCCGCCTTAATCAAACTTAGAACATTCATCGTTAAAGCATGTTTGCTTTTCCTAGTGACAAGCCTTGGGGCCGTTCTTTTCTATCGTTTTATCCCGGTTTACGTGACTCCGCTAATGGTGATCCGCTCGGCCCAGTCCATTTTCTCAGAAAAGTTTGTTGGCATTAAACACGACTGGGTTCCGTTGGAAGAGATTTCCCCTTCAGTTCAGAAGGCCGTGTTGAAAGCCGAGGACTACCGGTTTTTTGAGCACAGTGGTTTTGACTTTGTCGCGATCGAAAAGGCGATGAAATATAATAAAACTCACAAACGCATCAAAGGTGCCAGCACGATTTCCCAACAAACTGCCAAGAATGTTTTCTTGTGGCCGAA from Bdellovibrio sp. GT3 includes:
- the mtgA gene encoding monofunctional biosynthetic peptidoglycan transglycosylase — translated: MKAALIKLRTFIVKACLLFLVTSLGAVLFYRFIPVYVTPLMVIRSAQSIFSEKFVGIKHDWVPLEEISPSVQKAVLKAEDYRFFEHSGFDFVAIEKAMKYNKTHKRIKGASTISQQTAKNVFLWPNRDWVRKGLEAYFTVLIEFTWPKERIMEVYLNVIEMGPGVYGVEAASQKYFKKSARNLSSSQASLIAAVLPNPRRFRIDRPSNYVVRRQQKILYRVSPPFPREERASFLDFLDFKFDSDESQD